A single genomic interval of Saccharothrix saharensis harbors:
- a CDS encoding PP2C family protein-serine/threonine phosphatase, with protein sequence MTDHRAEQQQHSIAAALGHAGLSTDELWIRYFALGGDAGMIEIDAYVHGLGGLPPLQRDILAHAINERLDELTPPRRADYSRPTREIRPRGRSLTALVELLEGAELAPPDRLRVLVEAAGRALDVSLAMYLVDYGERHLCPWSADGTPDGPPLGVDGTRAGQAFREVRILPTTVDDRPVLWVPLLDGAERLGVLEVRVADVTDLHDPGLRTQCRWLSMLLGHLVTLLTRYGDAVDLVRLPEPSTVTGELIRSMLPPLTAGVDDFVVTGVVEPRHGAGGDAFDYALSETTATLIVLDAAGHDLRSGLIAATALAAHRHARRAGRDLLGQARAIDETITGQFGPGASATAVLAEVDLAGGRLRYLNAGHPAPLVLREGRVVTALDAGLSPPLGTGVARRTVAEAVLRPDDWLVLHTDGITGARNDRGESFGDTVLADFLRREAAEDSPPPETVRRLVRAVLAHQGGVLRDDAGVVLARWTTPRTIIP encoded by the coding sequence ATGACCGATCACCGCGCCGAACAGCAGCAGCACAGCATCGCGGCAGCGCTGGGACACGCCGGGCTCAGCACCGACGAACTCTGGATCCGCTACTTCGCCCTCGGCGGCGACGCCGGGATGATCGAGATCGACGCGTACGTGCACGGGCTGGGCGGCCTGCCGCCGCTGCAACGCGACATCCTCGCCCACGCGATCAACGAGCGGCTGGACGAGCTGACCCCGCCCCGCCGCGCCGACTACAGCCGGCCGACCCGGGAGATCAGGCCGCGCGGCCGCTCGCTGACCGCCCTGGTGGAACTCCTCGAAGGCGCCGAGCTGGCCCCACCCGACCGCCTGCGCGTGCTGGTCGAGGCCGCCGGCCGGGCGCTGGACGTGAGCCTGGCGATGTACCTGGTCGACTACGGGGAACGCCACCTGTGCCCGTGGTCGGCCGACGGCACACCCGACGGCCCGCCGCTGGGCGTGGACGGCACGCGGGCCGGGCAGGCGTTCCGGGAGGTGCGGATCCTCCCGACGACCGTCGACGACCGCCCCGTCCTGTGGGTGCCGCTGCTGGACGGCGCGGAGCGGTTGGGCGTGCTGGAGGTGCGGGTGGCGGACGTCACCGACCTGCACGACCCCGGCCTGCGCACGCAGTGCCGGTGGCTGTCGATGCTGCTCGGGCACCTGGTCACGCTGCTGACCCGGTACGGGGACGCGGTGGACCTCGTGCGGCTGCCGGAGCCGAGCACGGTCACCGGCGAGCTGATCCGGTCCATGCTGCCGCCGCTCACCGCGGGCGTGGACGACTTCGTGGTGACCGGCGTGGTCGAGCCGCGCCACGGTGCCGGCGGTGACGCCTTCGACTACGCGCTCTCCGAGACCACCGCCACCCTGATCGTGCTCGACGCGGCCGGGCACGACCTGCGCAGCGGCCTGATCGCCGCCACCGCCCTGGCCGCGCACCGCCACGCCCGCCGGGCCGGCCGGGACCTGCTCGGGCAGGCGCGCGCCATCGACGAGACGATCACCGGCCAGTTCGGCCCGGGCGCGTCCGCGACGGCGGTCCTGGCGGAGGTGGACCTGGCCGGCGGTCGGCTGCGCTACCTCAACGCGGGACACCCCGCGCCGCTGGTCCTGCGCGAGGGCCGGGTCGTCACGGCGCTCGACGCGGGCCTCTCGCCACCACTGGGCACGGGTGTCGCCCGCCGCACCGTCGCCGAAGCCGTGCTGCGACCCGACGACTGGCTCGTCCTGCACACCGACGGCATCACCGGGGCGCGCAACGACCGCGGCGAGTCCTTCGGCGACACGGTGCTGGCGGACTTCCTGCGCCGGGAAGCGGCCGAGGACAGCCCGCCGCCGGAAACCGTCCGGCGGCTCGTCCGAGCCGTCCTCGCCCACCAGGGCGGTGTCCTGCGCGACGACGCCGGCGTCGTGCTGGCCCGCTGGACCACCCCGCGCACGATCATCCCGTGA
- the mmuM gene encoding homocysteine S-methyltransferase: MSGEPLSDVPARRVVVLDGGLSTALAAAGHDLSDSLWSARLLLTEPDAIRTAHLAYYRAGAEVAITSSYQATFEGFARRGLGAAETAGLLRDSVALARSAAAEVDGPRWVAASVGPYGAMLADGSEYRGRYGLSPHALESFHRPRIEVLAEAGADVLAVETIPDVQEAEAVLRVVAGSGVPMWLSYSARGTRTCAGQPLSEAFEAVRGVAEVVAVGVNCCDPVDVDEAVSIARSVTGKPVVVYPNSGEHWDADARSWTGAPAFEPARVAGWVAGGARLVGGCCQVGPATIAELAAAVGSGR; this comes from the coding sequence GTGTCCGGGGAACCGCTGTCCGACGTGCCGGCCCGGCGCGTGGTGGTGCTGGACGGCGGCCTGTCGACGGCCCTTGCGGCCGCCGGGCACGACCTGTCCGACTCGCTGTGGTCGGCCCGCCTGCTGCTGACGGAACCGGACGCGATCCGGACCGCCCACCTGGCCTACTACCGGGCGGGCGCGGAGGTCGCGATCACGTCCAGCTACCAGGCCACGTTCGAGGGCTTCGCCCGGCGCGGGCTCGGGGCGGCCGAGACAGCCGGGCTGCTGCGCGACAGCGTGGCCCTGGCCCGCAGTGCGGCGGCCGAGGTGGACGGGCCGCGGTGGGTGGCGGCGTCGGTCGGCCCGTACGGCGCGATGCTCGCCGACGGCTCGGAGTACCGCGGGCGGTACGGGTTGTCGCCGCACGCGCTGGAGTCGTTCCACCGGCCCCGGATCGAGGTGCTGGCGGAAGCGGGGGCGGACGTGCTCGCGGTCGAGACGATCCCCGACGTGCAGGAGGCGGAGGCCGTGCTCCGGGTGGTCGCCGGATCGGGCGTGCCGATGTGGTTGTCCTACAGCGCGCGGGGCACGCGCACGTGCGCCGGCCAGCCGTTGAGCGAGGCGTTCGAGGCCGTGCGCGGCGTGGCCGAGGTGGTCGCGGTGGGCGTCAACTGCTGCGACCCGGTCGACGTGGACGAGGCCGTGTCGATCGCGCGGAGCGTGACCGGCAAACCCGTCGTGGTGTACCCGAACAGCGGCGAGCACTGGGACGCGGACGCTCGGAGCTGGACCGGCGCACCGGCGTTCGAGCCCGCGCGCGTGGCCGGGTGGGTCGCGGGTGGGGCGCGGTTGGTCGGCGGCTGCTGCCAGGTCGGTCCGGCGACGATCGCGGAGCTGGCCGCGGCCGTCGGGAGCGGTCGGTGA
- a CDS encoding phosphoribosylanthranilate isomerase, whose translation MYVKLCGLRTPADVAAAVDAGADAVGFVLSASVRQVDVDTARRLVGDVPPHVLSIGVVSGVAAADVRRLAEESGIGAVQLHGDYPRAAFDEVAAAGLPLVRAVSLTADTDVRVGAYGERMLLLDSPQAGSGHRWDLAALDGARPEGRWLLAGGLGVDNVAEAVTRARPWGVDVSSGIESSRGVKDHGLMRAFVAAARAA comes from the coding sequence ATGTACGTGAAGTTGTGCGGGCTGCGGACCCCGGCCGACGTCGCCGCAGCAGTGGACGCGGGCGCCGACGCGGTGGGTTTCGTGCTGAGCGCGAGCGTGCGCCAGGTGGACGTGGACACCGCGCGGCGGCTGGTCGGCGACGTGCCGCCGCACGTGCTGTCCATCGGTGTGGTCAGCGGGGTGGCGGCGGCGGACGTGCGGCGGCTGGCCGAGGAGTCCGGTATCGGCGCGGTCCAGCTGCACGGCGACTACCCGCGGGCCGCGTTCGACGAGGTCGCGGCGGCGGGCCTGCCGCTGGTGCGCGCGGTCTCCCTGACGGCCGACACCGACGTGCGGGTCGGCGCGTACGGCGAGCGGATGCTCCTGCTCGACTCGCCGCAGGCCGGCTCGGGGCACCGGTGGGACCTCGCCGCCCTCGACGGGGCACGGCCCGAGGGCCGGTGGCTGCTCGCGGGCGGCCTGGGCGTGGACAACGTGGCCGAGGCGGTCACGCGCGCCCGGCCGTGGGGCGTGGACGTGTCGAGCGGCATCGAGTCCAGTCGCGGGGTCAAGGACCACGGCCTGATGCGGGCGTTCGTCGCCGCCGCGCGGGCCGCCTGA
- a CDS encoding AAA family ATPase: protein MRQAGRELVGREPEVAVAAGVLDRARTGTACLVVSGEAGIGKTSLWEHVLRDAERRGYAVLSCRPAQPEARLSYGGLIDLAERVDDDLIARLPGPQRTALDVALLRRDAEDGPGDPRAVRVAVLTVVRAMAAASPVVLAVDDAQWLDEPTAGVLEYVARRLTDERVAVVVTVRSAGGDVPLGLAGRADLAHLRPAGLSIGALHRLVRAHLGTPLPRPTLIRLQRASGGNPFYALEIARALPEPGALGAFGVPLPTTRAVEELLADRLAALPDHGRDALLCAAALSHPTVDLVRRASPDPGRVEDALVDAEDRGVIEIVSGAIRFTHPLLSSTVLSAASGSRRRRVHRRLAEVADDPETRALHLASGTDGPDPSVADALGEAARSAQSRGAPDAAARLWELASAHAPDRRGRAVALASSVVCRYFAGDASGARRLVDAVDVDDVPAGPERAAVLLDLAIVVFFEDGPVEATALTDRALAQVGADPVLRATAFLRRSLFCQHDTRLRCRDIEQARAAIAGHEDEVPADLVACILICGAYYGLLAGVGPAAEDVERGAALVSPTNQTREARMARSTLRVLSKYLDPVRARALIEAAHRDEAAREDEAVAVHELVHLAELDVWLGDWARAGSRADEAVEVAEQTGQRPWFAYALYTRALVDAHRGRWEEAHAAASQGLAVATELGDPWVAVHQRAVLGFVELSRHDPGAARVHLAAAVARCAEVGMADFPIPTLYGDLVEAVVELGEHAEAARLLAELEDRRDRAPRPWIAVVAARSRALVRMAWGDSEGAEEALAAATEALDRLPMPFERARTDLVRGRVARRRRTKLAAREALLAARRAFDRVGAPSWVAQVDAELARLGLRRGDEHELTATELRIARLVAAGLSNREVAGAAYVSEKTVEAHLTRIYRKTGVRTRRELARLDFLRG from the coding sequence GTGCGGCAGGCGGGTCGGGAGCTGGTCGGGCGGGAGCCCGAGGTCGCGGTGGCGGCCGGGGTGCTCGACCGGGCGCGGACGGGCACCGCGTGCCTGGTCGTGTCCGGTGAAGCGGGCATCGGCAAGACCTCGTTGTGGGAGCACGTGCTGCGGGACGCGGAACGGCGCGGGTACGCCGTGCTGTCGTGCCGTCCCGCGCAGCCGGAGGCGCGGCTGTCCTACGGCGGGCTGATCGACCTGGCCGAACGGGTGGACGACGACCTGATCGCCCGGCTGCCGGGCCCGCAGCGCACCGCGCTGGACGTCGCGCTGCTGCGCCGTGACGCCGAGGACGGGCCGGGCGACCCGCGAGCGGTGCGGGTGGCCGTGCTCACCGTGGTGCGGGCGATGGCCGCGGCCTCTCCGGTGGTGCTGGCCGTGGACGACGCCCAGTGGCTGGACGAGCCGACTGCCGGTGTCCTGGAGTACGTGGCGCGCCGGCTGACCGACGAACGCGTGGCCGTGGTCGTCACGGTCCGGTCGGCCGGCGGCGACGTCCCCCTCGGCCTGGCCGGGCGGGCCGACCTGGCGCACCTGCGCCCGGCGGGGTTGAGCATCGGCGCGCTGCACCGGTTGGTCCGCGCCCACCTCGGCACGCCGTTGCCGCGGCCGACGTTGATCCGCCTCCAGCGGGCCAGCGGCGGCAACCCGTTCTACGCCTTGGAGATCGCCCGCGCGCTGCCCGAGCCGGGCGCGTTGGGCGCGTTCGGCGTGCCGCTGCCCACCACCCGGGCGGTCGAGGAGCTGCTCGCCGACCGGCTGGCCGCGCTGCCCGACCACGGCCGGGACGCCCTGCTGTGCGCGGCGGCGTTGTCGCACCCGACCGTGGACCTGGTGCGCCGGGCGTCGCCCGACCCCGGGCGCGTCGAGGACGCGCTGGTCGACGCCGAGGACCGCGGCGTGATCGAGATCGTGTCGGGCGCGATCCGGTTCACCCACCCGCTGCTCAGCTCCACCGTGCTGTCCGCCGCGTCCGGCAGCAGGCGACGCCGCGTGCACCGCAGGCTGGCCGAGGTCGCGGACGACCCGGAGACCCGCGCGCTGCACCTGGCGTCGGGCACCGACGGCCCGGACCCCTCGGTCGCCGACGCGCTGGGCGAGGCCGCCCGCAGCGCCCAGTCCCGCGGCGCGCCCGACGCCGCCGCCCGGCTGTGGGAGCTGGCCTCCGCGCACGCGCCGGACCGGCGGGGTCGGGCGGTGGCGCTGGCGTCGTCCGTGGTGTGCCGGTACTTCGCCGGGGACGCCTCGGGCGCGCGCAGGCTCGTGGACGCGGTCGACGTCGACGACGTCCCGGCGGGGCCGGAGCGGGCGGCCGTGCTGCTGGACCTGGCCATCGTGGTGTTCTTCGAGGACGGCCCGGTCGAGGCGACGGCGTTGACCGACCGGGCGCTGGCGCAGGTCGGCGCCGACCCGGTGCTGCGGGCCACCGCGTTCCTGCGGCGGTCGTTGTTCTGCCAGCACGACACCCGGCTCAGGTGCCGCGACATCGAGCAGGCGCGTGCGGCGATCGCGGGTCACGAGGACGAGGTGCCCGCCGACCTGGTGGCGTGCATCCTGATCTGCGGCGCGTACTACGGGCTGCTGGCCGGCGTCGGGCCGGCCGCCGAGGACGTCGAGCGCGGCGCGGCTCTGGTGTCGCCGACCAACCAGACGCGCGAGGCGCGGATGGCGCGCAGCACCCTGCGCGTGCTGTCGAAGTACCTGGACCCGGTGCGGGCGCGGGCGTTGATCGAGGCGGCGCACCGGGACGAGGCCGCGCGCGAGGACGAGGCGGTGGCCGTGCACGAGCTGGTCCACCTGGCCGAGTTGGACGTGTGGCTCGGCGACTGGGCGCGGGCCGGGTCGCGGGCGGACGAGGCCGTGGAGGTGGCGGAACAGACCGGGCAGCGGCCGTGGTTCGCCTACGCGCTCTACACCCGCGCGCTCGTGGACGCGCACCGCGGCCGGTGGGAGGAAGCGCACGCCGCGGCGTCCCAAGGGCTCGCGGTCGCCACGGAGCTGGGTGACCCGTGGGTCGCGGTGCACCAGCGGGCCGTGCTCGGGTTCGTGGAGCTGTCGCGGCACGATCCGGGTGCGGCGCGCGTGCACCTGGCGGCGGCGGTGGCGCGGTGCGCGGAGGTGGGCATGGCCGACTTCCCCATCCCCACGCTGTACGGCGACCTGGTCGAGGCGGTGGTCGAGCTGGGTGAGCACGCCGAGGCCGCCCGGCTGCTGGCGGAGCTGGAGGACCGGCGCGACCGCGCGCCCAGGCCGTGGATCGCGGTCGTCGCGGCCAGGTCCCGGGCGCTGGTGCGGATGGCGTGGGGCGACTCGGAGGGAGCGGAGGAAGCGTTGGCGGCGGCGACCGAGGCGTTGGACCGGCTGCCGATGCCGTTCGAGCGGGCCCGCACCGACCTGGTGCGCGGGCGGGTGGCGCGCCGTCGCCGGACGAAGCTCGCGGCGCGGGAGGCGTTGCTGGCGGCACGGCGGGCGTTCGACCGGGTGGGCGCGCCGTCGTGGGTGGCGCAGGTCGACGCGGAGCTGGCCCGGCTGGGGCTGCGGCGCGGTGACGAGCACGAGCTGACCGCCACGGAACTGCGGATCGCGCGGCTGGTGGCGGCCGGGCTGAGCAACCGCGAGGTGGCGGGGGCGGCGTACGTGTCGGAGAAGACCGTCGAGGCGCACCTGACCCGCATCTACCGCAAGACCGGGGTGCGCACGCGCCGCGAGCTGGCCCGCCTGGACTTCCTGCGCGGGTAA
- a CDS encoding SelT/SelW/SelH family protein — translation MTAKQPRLEIEYCTQCRWLLRAGWTAQELLTTFTAELGEVALVPGTGGVFDVRLGGETLWSRQEQGGFPELAALKQLVRDRIAPDRDLGHSDRHRKPSDG, via the coding sequence GTGACCGCGAAACAGCCCCGCCTGGAGATCGAGTACTGCACGCAGTGCCGGTGGCTGCTGCGTGCCGGGTGGACGGCGCAGGAGCTGTTGACCACGTTCACCGCGGAGTTGGGCGAGGTGGCGCTCGTGCCCGGGACGGGTGGGGTGTTCGACGTCCGGCTCGGCGGCGAAACGCTGTGGTCGCGCCAGGAGCAGGGCGGGTTCCCCGAGCTGGCGGCCTTGAAGCAGCTCGTGCGCGACCGGATCGCACCGGACCGCGACCTCGGGCACTCCGACCGGCACCGCAAGCCCTCGGACGGCTGA
- a CDS encoding cellulase family glycosylhydrolase: MKRSTAVLAACAVALGSAATMLPNAVAAAQGCKVDYTVTSQWSGGFQAGVKVTNLGDAITGWTLGVTFPTTSQRVTQGWNATWTQSGSTATATNVDWNRTLGTGGSTDLGFVGSYSGSNPTPTSFTLNGVLCTGSTTSTSTTTTTTTTNPPVGRNPVEINGQLRVCGVNLCNQYNRPIQLRGMSTHGIQWFDKCYNNNSLDALANDWKSDLFRIAMYVQEQGYETNPSGFTNRVNSLVDMAEARGMYAMIDFHILTPGDPNYNIDRAKTFFAAVAQRNANKKNVIYEIANEPNGVSWASIKSYAEQVIPVIRAADPDAVVIVGTRAWSSLGVSEGSSETEVINNPVNATNIMYAFHFYAASHKDNYRAAVSRAASRLPLFVTEFGTVLATGGGTFDRSSTIAWLDLLDQLKIGYANWTYSDANESSAALRPGTCNGGDYSSSGVLTESGALLKSRISTADNFPTS; encoded by the coding sequence GTGAAGCGCTCCACCGCAGTTCTTGCGGCTTGCGCGGTGGCCCTCGGTTCCGCGGCGACGATGTTGCCGAACGCCGTGGCCGCCGCCCAAGGTTGCAAGGTTGACTACACCGTCACCAGCCAGTGGTCGGGCGGGTTCCAGGCCGGCGTCAAGGTCACCAACCTCGGTGACGCGATCACCGGGTGGACGCTCGGCGTCACCTTCCCGACCACCTCGCAGCGGGTGACCCAGGGTTGGAACGCCACGTGGACCCAGTCGGGCTCCACCGCCACGGCGACCAACGTCGACTGGAACCGGACGCTGGGCACCGGTGGGTCCACGGACCTCGGGTTCGTCGGCTCGTACTCGGGCAGCAACCCGACGCCCACGTCTTTCACGCTCAACGGCGTGCTCTGCACGGGTTCCACGACGTCGACCAGCACGACGACCACGACGACCACCACGAACCCGCCGGTCGGCCGCAACCCGGTCGAGATCAACGGCCAGCTCCGGGTGTGCGGTGTCAACCTGTGCAACCAGTACAACCGCCCGATCCAGCTGCGCGGCATGAGCACGCACGGCATCCAGTGGTTCGACAAGTGCTACAACAACAACTCGTTGGACGCGCTGGCGAACGACTGGAAGTCCGACCTGTTCCGCATCGCGATGTACGTGCAGGAGCAGGGCTACGAGACCAACCCGTCCGGGTTCACCAACCGCGTCAACAGCCTGGTCGACATGGCCGAGGCGCGCGGCATGTACGCGATGATCGACTTCCACATCCTCACGCCGGGCGACCCGAACTACAACATCGACCGGGCGAAGACGTTCTTCGCGGCCGTGGCGCAGCGCAACGCGAACAAGAAGAACGTGATCTACGAGATCGCCAACGAGCCGAACGGCGTGAGCTGGGCGTCGATCAAGAGCTACGCCGAGCAGGTCATCCCGGTGATCCGCGCGGCCGACCCGGACGCCGTGGTCATCGTCGGCACGCGGGCGTGGTCGTCGCTGGGCGTGTCGGAGGGTTCGAGCGAGACCGAGGTCATCAACAACCCGGTCAACGCCACGAACATCATGTACGCGTTCCACTTCTACGCCGCGTCCCACAAGGACAACTACCGCGCCGCGGTCAGCCGGGCGGCCTCGCGGCTGCCGCTGTTCGTGACCGAGTTCGGCACGGTGCTGGCCACGGGCGGCGGCACGTTCGACCGGTCGAGCACGATCGCCTGGCTGGACCTGCTGGACCAGCTCAAGATCGGCTACGCGAACTGGACGTACTCGGACGCGAACGAGAGCAGTGCCGCGTTGCGGCCGGGCACGTGCAACGGCGGCGACTACTCGAGCAGCGGTGTGCTGACCGAGTCGGGTGCGCTGCTCAAGAGCCGGATCAGCACCGCGGACAACTTCCCGACCAGCTGA